A region from the Onychomys torridus chromosome 22, mOncTor1.1, whole genome shotgun sequence genome encodes:
- the Ficd gene encoding protein adenylyltransferase FICD, with amino-acid sequence MTLMSMASVMAVAEPKWVSAWGRFLWLTLLSMALGSLLALLLPLGAVEEQCLAVLRGFHLLRSKLDKAHHVVTKCTSPSTELSVTSGDVRLLTVKTKTPPAGKLEAKAALNQALEMKRQGKREKAHKLFLHALKMDPGFVDALNEFGIFSEEEKDIIQADYLYTRALTISPFHEKALVNRDRTLPLVEEIDQRYFSIIDSKVKKVMSIPKGSSALRRVMEETYYHHIYHTVAIEGNTLTLSEIRHILETRYAVPGKSLEEQNEVIGMHAAMKYINTTLVSRIGSVTIDDMLEIHRRVLGYVDPVEAGRFRRTQVLVGHHIPPHPRDVEKQMQEFTQWLNSEDAMNLHPVEFAALAHYKLVYIHPFIDGNGRTSRLLMNLILMQAGYPPITIRKEQRSEYYHVLEVANEGDVRPFIRFIAKCTEVTLDTLLLATTEYSVALPEAQPNHSGFKETLPVRP; translated from the exons ATGACACTCATGTCCATGGCTTCCGTGATGGCAGTGGCTGAACCCAAGTGGGTCTCAGCCTGGGGCCGCTTCCTGTGGCTGACGCTGCTGAGCATGGCTCTGGGGTCGCTGCTGGCCCTGCTGCTGCCACTGGGAGCCGTGGAAGAGCAGTGTCTGGCCGTGCTCAGAGGTTTCCACCTGCTCAGGAGCAAACTGGATAAGGCGCATCATGTGGTCACCAAGTGCACCAGCCCATCCACAGAGCTCAGCGTCACCTCTGGGGACGTGAGGCTGCTGACAGTCAAGACTAAGACACCTCCAG CAGGGAAGCTGGAAGCCAAGGCCGCACTGAACCAAGCCCTGGAGATGAAGCGTCAAGGCAAGAGGGAGAAGGCCCACAAGCTCTTCCTGCATGCCCTCAAGATGGACCCTGGCTTCGTAGACGCGCTTAATGAGTTTGGCATTTtctcagaagaggaaaaggacatCATCCAGGCAGATTACCTATACACCAGGGCACTGACCATTTCACCCTTCCATGAGAAAGCGCTGGTCAACCGGGATCGGACGCTGCCGCTTGTGGAGGAGATCGACCAGAGGTATTTTAGCATCATCGACAGCAAAGTGAAGAAGGTCATGTCCATCCCGAAGGGGAGCTCAGCACTTCGCAGGGTCATGGAGGAGACCTACTACCACCACATCTACCACACGGTGGCAATCGAGGGCAACACCCTCACCCTCTCGGAGATCAGGCACATCCTGGAGACCCGCTATGCTGTGCCAGGCAAGAGCCTGGAGGAGCAGAACGAGGTGATTGGCATGCACGCGGCCATGAAGTACATTAACACCACCCTGGTCTCCCGCATCGGTTCAGTCACCATTGACGACATGCTAGAGATCCATAGGAGGGTGCTGGGGTATGTGGATCCAGTGGAGGCAGGGAGGTTTCGGAGGACCCAGGTCCTGGTGGGACACcacatcccaccccatccccggGACGTAGAGAAGCAAATGCAGGAGTTCACGCAGTGGCTCAATTCAGAGGATGCCATGAATCTGCACCCGGTGGAGTTCGCAGCCTTAGCCCATTACAAACTGGTGTACATCCACCCTTTCATCGACGGCAACGGGAGGACCTCCCGCCTGCTGATGAACCTGATCCTCATGCAGGCGGGGTACCCCCCCATCACCATCCGCAAGGAGCAGAGGTCCGAGTACTACCACGTGTTGGAGGTCGCCAATGAGGGTGATGTGCGGCCCTTCATCCGCTTCATTGCCAAATGTACGGAGGTCACGCTGGACACACTGCTCCTCGCCACCACTGAGTACTCTGTGGCGCTGCCGGAAGCCCAGCCCAACCATTCTGGGTTCAAGGAGACACTCCCTGTGAGGCCTTAA